In Alkalispirochaeta americana, the sequence TGATTTTTTGCCATCCATCGATGGAGAGTTTTTGCAATGCCCTGGCGGAAAGATACTGCGCAGGAGCTCAAGATGCGGGGAACGATATACGGCGCATTAATATCGGGGAGATCGCCTTTGATCCGGTTTTGCGGCAGGGTTACGCCCACGACCAGCCCCTCGAATCAGACCTGGTGATGGCCCAGGAGACCATCCTGTGGGCTGATCATCTTGTCTTCGTCTATCCCACCTGGTGGGCCGCTCCGCCAGCCGTGCTCAAGGCTTTCATAGAACGGGTCTTCCTGCCGGGCTTTGCCTTCAAGTACAAGGAAAGCAGGAAAATAGTCGCCTGGGACAAACTTCTGCAGAACAAATCGGCTCGGGTGATCAGCACCATGGATTCACCTCCTCTCTACTACAAAATGATCATAGGCGACCCTGGCTATAAAATGATGAAAGACATCATGAATTTCTGCGGGATCCGACCCGTTGCACAAACCTACGTGGGTTCGGTAAAATTGTCCTCCCCGGCAAAACGTCAGGACTGGCTCGAAGGCATGTACCGGATCGGCAGCAGAAGCTGATTCCCCCCGATCAGAGTCGGCGAGGTGTGTATGAAACCGTGCAGGCCCAGGGGGCAACAGCATGGTTTGTCGGCGCAGGGCTGCCGCAAGAAGCAGTAACCGGCACACAACCAGCGAAATGCTTGACAGCTTTGATTTGCTAATGCATAATTTTGCGTCACCCTCGGTGTTTTATGCATCTTTGAGGGCGCTTTATGCATACCAGACACCAATACTTACTAGTGGAGATCCAATGAAAGCAACACGTAACATCAGTCTTCTTGCCGTCATCGCCCTGATAGCGATGCTCTTCGCAACGGCCTGTGGTGCCGATCGGACAAGTCAGGGCCCGGCCCGTCTTGCTGTGGCAACGGGAGGAACCGCCGGAGTGTATTTTCCTCTGGGTGGGGCCTTTGCCAATATCATCAACGAGAAGGTGTCCGATGTTACGGCCAACGCCGAGTCAACGGGAGCGTCGGTGGAAAACGTGAACCTCCTGAACAACGGCGATGTTGATTTTGCCACAATCCAGAATGACATCTCCTACTATGCCTTCACGGGCACCGAGATGTTCTCCGACGTAGCCGCCATGACCAACCTCAGGGGCGTGGCCACGCTGTATCCCGAGGTTGTCCAGATCATCACCC encodes:
- a CDS encoding NAD(P)H-dependent oxidoreductase, which produces MKQLVIFCHPSMESFCNALAERYCAGAQDAGNDIRRINIGEIAFDPVLRQGYAHDQPLESDLVMAQETILWADHLVFVYPTWWAAPPAVLKAFIERVFLPGFAFKYKESRKIVAWDKLLQNKSARVISTMDSPPLYYKMIIGDPGYKMMKDIMNFCGIRPVAQTYVGSVKLSSPAKRQDWLEGMYRIGSRS